Within the Chloroflexota bacterium genome, the region CACTCTTGGTAAACTGGTTGACCTGGCCGGCATAGTCCCTCAGGAACTCCCAGCCTTCCTCTTCACCCTTGACCTGCAGGATCGTGCAGAGGGCGGTGTAGGAGGTGCCCGAGCTGGAGGGGTGGGCAACCATCAGTTGGCCTGCAAGTTCCTCTGCCAGGAGGTCGTCCCAGGCATTCGGTGCTTCCATGTCAGGATTCTCTTCCAGCCACTCGCTGTTGGTGGCGAAACCGAGAGAACCAACATAGATGCCGGCCCATTGATTTTCGGAGCTCAACATCAGGTCCTTGTTGACGATATTGGCATGATTGGGGCTGTCGTAGGTTTCCAGCAAATCCTCGGCCGAAGCTGCGATAAAGCTATCGATGGGGCCACCCCACCAGATGTCGAACTGGGGGTTTTCCTTTTCGTTGCGCAGGCGGGTCAGGCTTTCACCGCTGGACATGCGTACCCACTCCACGTTGATATCGGGATGGGCAGCTTCGAACTCACCCTCCATGCCCTCGCACCATTCCACCTGGGGGGTGCAAAGCAGGTTCAGCGTGTTGCTGGATGACTGTTGTGGGGCTCCAGGGGGTGGCGGGGGCACACAGGCCATGAGCAGAATCCCGGCAGCCACCAAAATGGCCATCAGGATCAAGGTGCGTTTGGTGAACATTTTTTCCTCCTTGAAGAAACGATCGGATACTGGTGTGAATTGGGGTTGGACAAGATAAGTCTCTGGTTTCTTCAGCGGGTGCAGAGGTACTGTCTTGACGAAGAAACCGGTGACCACGTGTTATTATACGGTTAACAATTGGTTAAAGCAAGTCCGCTTGCAACTGCTCAGGCATAAGCTGCAACGCACTTGCTCGTATGACTCCAAGTGGTTATTTTCGGCTTGACATTCAAGTCGACTGGATTTTCTACACCAAGTGCGTCGCACCTGAGAAGTTTCGTTCGTTTCAGTCCAACGGCGTGACGACGCCGGTCGATCCGTCAACCCTGATCCGCTGGCCTGTTTGCAGGCGACTGGTCGCCCGGTGAACGCCCACTACGGCGGGGATACCATATTCGCGGGCCACCACCGAGCCGTGGGTCATCAACCCCCCGACCTCCATGACCAGCCCCCCGGCCACCAGAAACAGGGGAGTCCAGGCCGGGTCGGTGCCGGGACAGACCAGGATTTCCCCCGGGAGCAGCATGGTCTCATGGGGATCGAATACCACCCGAACGATGCCCTCGACGATTCCCGGGGAGACCGGTGTGCCCGTGATGCTACCCTCGCCATCCTGGTCCTGCGCGGCAGCGATACCCTCGTAGAACGCTGTGCCATCGCTGAGCAATAGCCGGGGAACCTGGGCTCTCATCGTTTCCCGCTCGTAACGGGCGCGGCGTTCGGCGACCAGAGCCTTCCAGTCACGGTCCTGGTTGGCCGCCAACGCCTGGAGTTCCCGATATCGCAGGAAAAACAGGTCTTCAGCCCGATTCAGGACCCCGGCGGCAACCAGTTCGTTGCCACTTTCCAGGACGCCTTCACGCACGACGCCCATCAGCCGGATGATGGCGAATTTCGGATATTCCCTGAGTCCAGCCAACGCGCGCATGCGGGTGGCGAAGAAGCGGGCCAATCTGGCTTTGAAGGGATTCCTGATCCCGCGGACAATCCGGTCGATGGACTGGTGGGCTGCCCAGTCTGCCCGCCGGAACACCGCATCGGGCGCGAACGTTGGGTCGTCGATCTGAACGTAGGACTGAATCACCTGCATGATTTGGGCCGGCTTCCCGCGCCAGCGGGGCCGTCCAAGGTCGATCTCCGCCACGCCTCGCATGCCGTAGCGGTCCATAAAGGCGGCAATGGCTGCCTGAGCCGCGAGGGGCAAGCTGCCCGCGGCGTAGTCCTCAGCCAGCGTTTTAGCATCGTCGGCCGCGAAACGCGCGCTGCTTGGCGGGTCGGCCTGGATCACCTGGGCCACGGTCCATAACACCAGGTCCATTTCGGTGGTGACGTTGTGGGGCAGGCCCCGGGCAGCTTCCAGAGCCAATTGGTCGCTGCCGAACTGATTGCTCACCAAACGGCGAAGCTGAAAGAAGGATGCCATGCCCGCTGCCAGATTGGGAAAGATTATCGGAGCCAGCGTGTCGGGGAAAAATGAATTCAGGTTGTCCCAGACGGCCAACCGGTCGGCCAGCGTACCTGCCGCTCTCATGCGCGTCTGGGCGTCGATCAGCCCGGCCTCAGCTGCCCTGGTAGCGGCCTGGCGCTGTTCATCGGGGTGGCGCATGGCCCGAATGAACAGGGCGATCATTGCACGGTTTCCGGATAGCTGGCGGACCGCCCTGAGGCCAAGCCCCCGGCGGGTCGGCGCCAACTGGGGATGGTCCCACAGGGAATCCAGGGCCTGGCGCGCGGCAGGATCGATGTAGCCCAGGAAGCTGCGCGCCAGCCGGCGGAAAAGGGCGTGCCGCATGGCCGGGGTGAAGTTCACCCACAGGCGCTCACCTGCCACCTGGACCTCGCGCTGGGATTCCAGTTCAAGATGGCGGCCAAAGAGCTGCGCCAGAGAAAGCAGGACCAGCCGCA harbors:
- a CDS encoding PEP/pyruvate-binding domain-containing protein — encoded protein: MHILPIDSDTITLTNAGGKGINLSLMSRTGLPVPGGFIVATDAYRAFVEDNALQGPIMEALAATNMKDPAALQEASRAIRACFAAGQLCPSLRRALSDAYANLGKPAVAVRSSATAEDLPDMSFAGQQDTFLNVVGEQALEKALVDCWSSLWTARAIAYRQRNAIPQEDVALAVIIQHMIESEASGVLFTANPLTGKRTETVIDAVLGLGEALVSGQVEPDNYIVDNSTSAILAKTPGAKAVTIRGKEGGGTITTAIDGNRQALPDAAIVELARLGQQITQELYAGVPQDIEWAWADDQLILLQSRAITSLFPLPDGMPPEPLQVMFSLGHVQGMLDPFTPLGQDTLRLVLLSLAQLFGRHLELESQREVQVAGERLWVNFTPAMRHALFRRLARSFLGYIDPAARQALDSLWDHPQLAPTRRGLGLRAVRQLSGNRAMIALFIRAMRHPDEQRQAATRAAEAGLIDAQTRMRAAGTLADRLAVWDNLNSFFPDTLAPIIFPNLAAGMASFFQLRRLVSNQFGSDQLALEAARGLPHNVTTEMDLVLWTVAQVIQADPPSSARFAADDAKTLAEDYAAGSLPLAAQAAIAAFMDRYGMRGVAEIDLGRPRWRGKPAQIMQVIQSYVQIDDPTFAPDAVFRRADWAAHQSIDRIVRGIRNPFKARLARFFATRMRALAGLREYPKFAIIRLMGVVREGVLESGNELVAAGVLNRAEDLFFLRYRELQALAANQDRDWKALVAERRARYERETMRAQVPRLLLSDGTAFYEGIAAAQDQDGEGSITGTPVSPGIVEGIVRVVFDPHETMLLPGEILVCPGTDPAWTPLFLVAGGLVMEVGGLMTHGSVVAREYGIPAVVGVHRATSRLQTGQRIRVDGSTGVVTPLD
- a CDS encoding ABC transporter substrate-binding protein, whose protein sequence is MFTKRTLILMAILVAAGILLMACVPPPPPGAPQQSSSNTLNLLCTPQVEWCEGMEGEFEAAHPDINVEWVRMSSGESLTRLRNEKENPQFDIWWGGPIDSFIAASAEDLLETYDSPNHANIVNKDLMLSSENQWAGIYVGSLGFATNSEWLEENPDMEAPNAWDDLLAEELAGQLMVAHPSSSGTSYTALCTILQVKGEEEGWEFLRDYAGQVNQFTKSGSAPASFVGGGEAAVGIVFSHDIVKRIEDGLPLVLSFPEEGTGYEVGGMGIVKGAKNLENAKKWYDWALEPATQEIGPKYGAYQAPTVKGATPPMPELLEVNLIDYDFVWCGEHKKEFVDRFTNEIAGAADLKE